The genomic interval tttattattttgtattaattTTTTAGTTTGTTTTGGATAAGGTTAAAAAGGATTTCAAAAGTTttgtatatttgattttcaattatttgaatgaagagtttttattttgataggaATTAGAATTGGGATATTATAATGttattatagttttattGAAGttgtttttaaataaatctttttttaaataagtAAGGAAAAtgtttaaattaataaattgaataatatattataagttatataaagttaatataaataatgaaatttttataaataataagatttttaatttattaatagatataaaatatatatatatataattgagaTTATTTGTATTGAAGGAGATTATAGTTATTTAAATGAATTGTTTAATTAAGAAAggtttttatatattaaataaaatgattatttgtattattttagattataatttaagTTTGTAGGTAAAGTTAGTAAATAAATTAGTTGTAAGATTGTGAGATATATGAGtatttgagatattcaaagtttaattatatttttaagatttggtttataaatagatatagtttataaattatttaaagaattttgaagttaAAGTATTAGAATCgaaattttaatttgttatataaaaaaatcgaGTGGATGTGTAAAAAAATCGAATCTTTGTTGTTAATTATGTTATTTATCAAGGATATCTTTAGACCTCGCTTAATACAAAGGGTGGCTCCAACGAGACTCCGATTGTTAAGACATGTGCTGAccgatttttattattataggACGATATGTTTGGGGATATGGACTACGATAATTGGAAAGACTCTGTGGATTGTAAAGCCATTGGTTTTTGGAACTTACATTCTGCTCTACCTTCCCAAATGGATTTTTTTATCATGCTCGCATCTGCATCTAGCTTGGTAGGACTACGAGGACAGGCTAACTACAATGCTGGAAATACTTATGAAGATACTTTAGCCAAATACCGCCTATCTAAAGGCGAGAAAGCTGTACCTCTCGACCTTGGTGCAATGGTCGACGATGGTGTTCTATCTGAGAATACTTGGCTTCTGGATCGTGTCCTTACATATGGCTCTTTGGAGCCCATAAACTGCGAGACATATCTTGCTATTCTTGACTACTACTGTAACCTATCGTTGCCACTTCTCTCACTAACGCAAAGTCAAGCTGCTATAGGCATTCGAGCTGGAGGTGGCAGCGGACCGGAGACTATCGACTATTCTCGGTCTCCTGTGCTATACCCTCTTATTTTACAGAACAACAGACAAGCAGAGCCAATGGGTGGTACAGATCAGGCTAATTACCGCGACATGATAATGACTTCAGCATCACTTGACGAAGCCGGTGGGATTGCTGCCCAAGCAGTAGACAATAAATTGGccaaatctttttcaatcatgCAAGACAATACTTCAATCGATAGGAACAAGCCATTACAAGTGTATGGTGTAGACTCATTACTAGCTATGGAACTGAGGAATTGGATTGTTAAAGAATTTATGGCTGGAATAGCTGTATTTGAGACACATGGTGTATCAACATTAGAAACATTGAGTAGGTTGGTGACTGGAAGGACTTCGATTAAACATGATAGGTGGACAGTTTGGGGctatggaaaagaagattgattgatgatatgGGAAGCTAAGAGAACATTACTGCACCTGCATGGTCTTGATCTGCTGGTTcatatcttttaaaaaatgTGTGCAAGCCCCCACGAGTTTGAGGCTCGAGGGAGGAGGTGTACATCCGTGTTTGATGTTACCCTCAGTAAAATTCCATTGCTATATACAATGTATCGATAGACCACTTGCAATAAGTGAGATATTAGTCTTTCACAATCCTCAAGATATTCAGTATCTTCTAGAATTCTGTACACGAGAAACCCCTTTCATGTGTAGCCTAGATGCTTCTGGTGAAAGAATCCATCACCCACTATTGATGATCTTGCTGCACCATATGTACAGTCCTATTCATAGAAATGGCTCTTAAGCCAATCATATGATTTGTGTGTATTCATATATACGTACTTTTTACCACTGACTGTCATACattttctcttgattttCCTATTGCTCTTCATATCACCAAAATATTTGAAGCGCAGATATTGGATTCCACCATCAACCATTGTCAAAGTTAGATCTGACATCGATACTTTAACTGTTCTCTCCCAACCTTCACTTTCGACCAGTACATGTTCCTAACGCTGCACTTGTTACTACCGTCTGAACTCGAGAATTCTAAACATGTCATCAAGCTCTCAAAGCGGCGACCCTCATGGCGAAATTGATCTCCCTAGCGACGACTTACGCTTGAGCTGTGCAAAAAGTGAACGGTACAATGATTCAAATACTTattcaccaccatcatcctCTTTTCCCACAGTCAATCCTTTGTatccaacaatcaaacaaAGTAACTTGCTCTCTTTAAATCCTCTTGCAACATCCTTTGAATTTGCAGAAACTCCATCATTTTTCCACCCGCCTCGTCTACCTTCTTCTTGCTTACTTCCTTCTCCACCTGCCTTTGTTGATATATCACCTTTTCTTTATCAACAACAGATCATAGATCGACAGCAGCAAATCCTTATTTCAATAAACAATTGGAACGCGCCTTTCACTGAGACCATGGCATCCTTTAGTTTGCCCACTGGTCAGCCAGCTCCAAATGCATTCCAATACAATAACAACCCACATGGCTTCCCACCACCTCTAGCAAACCTCCAAAATACAAGTCAGGATTCAGCAAATTCAAACGATTCCTTCCGAACACAAGTACCACTCCCATGGAACCTGCCATCCGATTATGAGGATAATAATGGAGTTGAGATGTGCGATCCAAGTCCTTTTGCTGAGCCTCCACCCTTTGTCACATCTGACTTCAGCAATGGACGCGCTCAGTTTCAACCATTTGCTAATCAGAATTCCACGATAAATGGTGCTCCTGCTGAAGCTTATGATCATGAAAATGGATACCATATGCAACAACAGCAAGCTTATCAGCAAGAAAACCATGGTATGGGTATGAATGGTATGAACGGCATGCATGGCATGAATTCATTCAATGGTGCTAACAACGCATATCAATCGCCACCTTACAATGGGCAAATTGGAGGACCTACAAACCCTCAGATGGGCGCCGGTCACACTGGAAATTTTCAGCATCAGcaccaaaatcaattcaGCTTCAATGGGCATGGTGGACCTCCAACGCAACCCAACTTCCAACAGCAGAACATGGGCATGCGACCACAATTGCCACAAATCGCTACTCAATTTCCTACAAATCCCTACGGTGCTCAATACAACCAGACCTACTCTGCTCCACCAATCGGAATGAATCCAGCACAATTTTACAACAATGGTGGCGATAGCAATTATCGTGGTCCAAATTCTACACCAAGTTCAGCCTCGCGTATGGTGTCCAACTTGAAATTCAGCAATCTCAGCCTTGGCGGCATGAGTCCAAATGGTGCTGGCCTGAACGGCAGTCAGAACAATGGTTATGGCCATGGCAGCGGCGTTGGTAATATCAGCAACATCAGTGGTATTGGCCACAATGGTTTAGAGCAGAGTCGTTCTAATGGAAGCTTCTCGGCTGTAGgcaacaataacaatatgGCTGCCAATGCTCGCAACGCACAGTATTCCTCGCTTACATCTGTCGGtaatattcatcatccaCTTCCTCCAAAGCCACAATTTCAAGCGCAAAACGCCCATATTTCCAAACAAAATACTGGCAGCCATCCTTACACAACCACTAACAGCAATCCTCGATCTGTTGTTCATACTCCTCAACAGCAAAAGCGAAGCCTTCAAAGTGAGGAAACTGAGCAAAGTCAAAAGAGCAGCAACGGCATTCAATCACCTGTATCATCCAACGGTCGCTCGCTATCTGCTGCCATTCCTGCTTCCGAGCCGAGACCTAACTTCACACCCTTGCTTCGATCTAATCGCGGCACATCTATCACCGCATCTGTAGATCGTGCTCAGCACGTTAACGATTGGGTTCAAAATACACCGACTCGTGGCAGTGTTTCACGCCAAAACTCTGTCACAATTGAGAGTTTTGCTGAAGTTGACAATACTCCTACAATGCCGAACTGTGAAGCTGGTAGAGATCCTCGCCCAATCAATAGCTCCCATGACGGCATCCCAGGCGGTTTTACCCCACGCGCCCTTAGCGTTAATCCGTTCAATCCTGTCACCACGCTTGCTCCTTTCAGCCCAAATTCTCGTTATGGAGATGCTGGTGGTATGAGCCCCTTGCTTCGCGAGTTGACCAGAAATGGAACCGTCAGGCCAACTGCAGAAGAAGCTCTTGACATGCGATTCATGCCCTTCGAGGAGTACTGCCGCCAAGCTAAGCCTGCGCAATATGGTGTTATGCGAATCAAAAACGTAAGCTCTTGTCGCAGATGTTAACAACCAATTACTAATTCATTTATAGATTCCATATGGTGTAACAAGACAAGAGATTCTTGCATTCCTCGGCCGCAATGCAAAAATCGCCGCCTCGAATGATCACGAGCCCATTCATATCATTATGGAGCGTGTAACTAGCAAGACACTCGACGCTTATGTTGAGTTTGTCAGCTTCACTGAGGCTTCAAATGCAATCACACGATTCGATATGAATCGCATGGGTGGCAGAGGTGGCCGTCTTGGGCAGCGCCATGTTGAAGTCGAGTTGTCTTCCCAGGAAGAGTTGATGAAGCAGCTTTTCCCGAAGGCCAAGAACGTTGAGTGGCACGGCAATAAACCCACGATTATTGATCGTGATGAGAATGACAAGTATAACTCTGGTTTCCAGGGTTTCGTCAGCCGTGAAGAGTTGGTTATGCTGGTTAAGCATGTTGAGTCTCCACAACGTGTAAGTAATTATAAGTCTGTCCGAGTGATTCGAAATCATACTGATATTTTTCAGTCCCCATTCTCTAAGGATTGTCCCCAGCGACCATTCGAATGCCTTGTCAGCACCTTGATCAAGTTTCCTTGGGCAATGGTCAACCACATTACTTGCCAAGATCGCGAGTTATTGTACAAAGCCACAATGCAATTGCTTGGGTTGCTCGTTGAACGTGTCGACAACAATGATGATCCAGTCAATCTCAATGCCCAATTGTTGAAGCGAGTTTGGCGTACTGCTCTTAAATGCGAAGGTTTTAGTCCTTGTATGAAAGACAACATTGTTTATAAGTTGAAGATTGATTCCACAACCGCCTTCGAGTGTGGCGTTCCACCACAAGCAGATCTCTGGAGCAATGTCTGGACCATTGGACCAAGAAAGGATGTTGCGTATGATCTCGTTCAGGTAAGTCCCACGAGAAATCTTGATTGATCGAGAGCAGAGGCTAATCAACAATAGTACTATGTCACGCTTATTCATGACGCAACTACTGAGAAGAAGCAACTCACCTTGGCCGAGAAGGCTGCAGCCAGAGCTGAAGAGGTTCCTCGCCTTCCAAGCCTATTTGGAAATCTTGACACGCTCGTTGATTACACCAATTGCCTTGACTTGACTCTTGCTGAACTTGCCGTGAAGGAGTGGGCTGCATTCGAGACAGCGATTCGACGAGCACTTACTCCAGCTTTGGAGGCCGGTTCATCTAACTGATAGAACCATACCTACCAAGCAGTGGATACGTCCTAGTCTCTAATTTTCGATACCActtttcatttgtttttatttctcGGACAAAATTTGTCGACCCTTTCAGGCATTCCACGGCATTCTCGTTAAGcaactttgatatttggatAGGCTCGTTCTTCGaatctttccaaaaattATAGCAGCTGGATTCGAATTATCTTGGAATTCTCAATTGTCCTCGATTGCTCTTATTTTCTACTTTCCTCATATTACATCTGTCCACCACCCGTATGGTGATCCGTGAAGCCATTCTCCAAACCATCGAAATACCGTCATGTCACTGAAGGAACAGCATTGTTGGTATCCTTCTATTCACACCCTGAAGGGTCTTACTATCGAGAGAAGTCCGGCATGTTTGGTCTCACCTAAGTCGTCAAATTTTGCATGACCTGTTCTTGCATACTTTCCTCACGACAGCTTTCGATGCTCTGGTGATTTGCGAAATCAATTGAAGGGATTTGAGTTATTAAAgttatttgattgattgggatACTCGATTTGAGATTATGATGATTTGGGTCAAGTTTCTTCTTTGGTTGCTTCGATTCTTGAGGTCACTTTAATGACATCTTGATATTTGCAGCTTTGTAGTTGTCCACTCAGATAGTACAAATCCAATACCATAAGTTTTCAATACTGTGCAATTACCAATCGTGAATATCATGTCTCTATGTGAAGAAAATGTGAATGAAGAGCTTGTTGGATGATAGTAAATGCAAGTAGGAAATAAATCCAGATATCTGGTGGTTGAAAGACATTGGATGagtatcatcatcttcatgaaatgagagaaagggaaggaaaaggaatatGTGCAAGTTCATTGAGATGTCTCGGAATATCTTCGGCCATTAATCATCCAAGCCCTTCGCTTCACTACCCAATGATTTCATGATCCATACATTCCCCCACCAATTCTTCACCCCTCCATCACATGAGAGacaagaataataaaatgtCTCTACCTCAATCTTTTATCAGCAAGAAGAAGCTAATATTAAGCAAGCTTGCCGTTCCCACAGACGAATATGATGACCTATCTCCTAAAGGGTCTGTGGATGAAGGCATCCGAGAATTAAtagatgaaataaattctCTTGAAGGCTGTGTCACGACTAGTAGTTGTGCTGGGCGAGTGAGTGTATTtttggaagggaagaagaattctGATGATGGAGTTAAAAACCTTGTTCAAGATGAGGTCAGTATGGATGGCATTCCGGATGTGAGAGCTGAGAAGACTGCCGGATTTGGTGGAAAAGGAGGGGGCGGAAAATGGTTATATGTTTCTCACGACGCAATTCAAGACGAGGCACTGACCAGACGAGAGAATGATGGAACTCTTTGTGAATTGCTGGGAATGCGGGCCGATGATGGTGACTCTAAGATCTCTCCCCCGAAGAACAGAGATTTACGGCATATTCATTTTAAATTTGAGCCCATGGTATGTTACTTTGACTTCTCTGATCTTCAGTTCTAATTGCTGAGATTTAATTAGATCCTCCATGTCCTTACCGCATCTTTGGAACAAGCACAAAAAGTGCTATCAGCTGCGTTACAGGCGGGTTTTCGAGAAAGTGGTGCATTGAACCTAATATCCACTACGTCTGAGCCGGCAACTCCAATGGTAGGAATAAGATGTATGGGTCTGACGCTCGAGTCATTAGTTGGTGTATATCACGAGGCTTTCGATCAAGGAGTTTGCCTTGTCGATAATGGGCAGTTAAGTACGTTGATGAGAATTTCCaatgagagatttgaagagaataCGAAAAGGATTGAGAGATTTAGAGTATTATTGAATGAGGCAATGAATCCtgtggagaagaaaagggtaGGAGAGAATGGCGAGAATTGGGAAGATCCTCAAGCTAGAAAGGAGCGGAAGCGTGCGGAAGGGTTGAGGAGAGCCCAGGAACtgaaagaagcaaaagcgAGGAGTGAGATATCTGAGAACCAGGACTCGGATGAGCTTTCGATAGACTCAGCACCTGTAGATTATATTGAAACTAGAATCTGATGCATTAATACTTCACATCGTCTATAATAGTGTACCCAAACTTCCACGCCATGCATTATTTCTGTTACACATATTCTATACACGGTGGGCCCTTGGACACCTTCGTTGACATCTTTTCGTCATCTCGCCCTTCATTCGACATTTGCCATCCGTCATCCTTCCCATCTCCCCCCATATGATCATACTTCCCTTATCTAACAATACCCTCGACCCATTTACCCTCTAACCTCCTAACCTCTTGTCTGAAAGTCTCTACCTCTTTGTAGCAATCCAACGGCCTCCTATCGTTATCTCTCAAACAATTTACCACTGCACTCTTTGCATTCTCAACCCCCTCATCTAACTCCTGTACCTTCTTCCTCTGTTCCAACTTCTTCCTCAAGCCCTCCACATCTTTCTGAACCGCATCTCTGCCCAATTTTCTTAAGCTATCACCTGCAGATTTCTCCTCAGATGGGGGCGCAGATTCCTCGGTGGAGAGTTTGGCGGTTAATTCTTCGAAGTCTTTGCTGGCGCGCTCTTGGAGTTTCTTGAGCTCGCTGGCGACGCGGGCTTGGATGTGGAGTTCGAGAGTTTTGGCACGAGTAGAGTCGGACTTTTGAAGTGTGTCAGATTGGCGTTCTACAATCTACCGATCTGGGGGAGAGCCTTACCTCAGAACTTGATTGCAAAGAATCTATGAGTTGTTCCGAGAACCTTACCGGTGTTTCACTGTCGGGTCCTATTAGAGCTTGCTGGATGGAAGATGTGCACATTATGGGGAAGAATTACCTAGACCATACTTGTGCCTTGGGAGGTTCCTCAGGTTTCGAAGCTCCAGATCCCATGTTGACTGGTATAGGAAGAATCAATTGCTTGAAAGGTATAAGTTACAATTGTGACCTCACGAGCTTGGAATTTCTCAAGGCTCGCTGAAAATCGGAATGTTTTGAGCCTTGTGGCCTTACATCGGAGCTGAGTTTATCCATGAGCCCGAGCCACAAATGAGGCGGAGGTGCAGTCATCAGTGGCTGAAGTTAAGCAAGAGGCAAGCACACGTGAGATCTCAactttaaaaaataaaaatggatTTGGGACAGGCACGACAGGATGGATGTTCATTGTTCACACGAGACGAGGACGATCAATTCCAATAAACTCAACGATCAGCCAAATTAAGCTTCACCTACATGTACATCATCGTTTCTTGATGAATGGAACAGAAAAGGTTAAGATTCAGGTCTATGTATATGATGTGGTGAATCATGATCTGACCAAAAAGCAACTGTACTGATTTTTTCACATTTTTCAACACCAAAATCATGAGATATCAATCCCGGCGTTTCGTACCCAGGTCGccttttcatctcttctaATCAAGCAGTACCCAGATTCCGTGAGATTTCATGGGTCGTTGATTCTTGTATTTCCACTTTGCTCCTTTGGGCGGTTTCGAAACTAACGGACGTTTCTGGTTGATAGGCTTGGCGCATCCTGGTGTCTACTTTGAGATACTTGGAGATACTCGGGTGCTCGGGTTTCGGTCGGCGGCTGCGGAATTGGGAAGTGGTGGTTTTATATCATATTGCATGTTGAATGATAGATACAAAGGGTTTCTTTTACAGTTCTCACGGTCGTTTGCGCGAGGGTTCCATCAAGCATCTCCTTGGGGGATCCATcggaaaaaaataaaagttaaGGATCTTACTGCGATACTACTCTACCCTTACATGCACCGagcttcaattcaaaagGAAGATCCAATAGAATATATGTAGTCAAGGATTCTTGCCGTGCTCCGTCGCCAGCAAGGAGTGATTCAATGCAGGCTCGGCCACTTCACTGTTCTCGGAAGGCTTGATCTGACTGACATGATCGTTTTGACTGT from Botrytis cinerea B05.10 chromosome 9, complete sequence carries:
- the Bctyw3 gene encoding Bctyw3 — translated: MRDKNNKMSLPQSFISKKKLILSKLAVPTDEYDDLSPKGSVDEGIRELIDEINSLEGCVTTSSCAGRVSVFLEGKKNSDDGVKNLVQDEVSMDGIPDVRAEKTAGFGGKGGGGKWLYVSHDAIQDEALTRRENDGTLCELLGMRADDGDSKISPPKNRDLRHIHFKFEPMILHVLTASLEQAQKVLSAALQAGFRESGALNLISTTSEPATPMVGIRCMGLTLESLVGVYHEAFDQGVCLVDNGQLSTLMRISNERFEENTKRIERFRVLLNEAMNPVEKKRVGENGENWEDPQARKERKRAEGLRRAQELKEAKARSEISENQDSDELSIDSAPVDYIETRI